GTGACCACAAGGCAGCTAAAACAAAGATTTAACATTTCTAAATATTAAACTTGTTAAGCAAATGCTCAGTAGACAAAGCAAGCACAAACAATTAAAGTAATCAAGCTAGAAAGACACACTACCTACTTACCAACACAGACCCTACTGCTTGCTTAAGAAGTTTAGAATCTTTCAAGATAAAtcaggtgggttttttaaaggaaaaaaaaaccacaaaaaaaaaaaaaagattaaaaaactcCAGTAATAAGGAGTTGAGTTTCACTTCTGAGAGAATCACTCCTAGTGAGGACTGACGGCCACAGATCCATTCCTGACTATCTGCATTAATTATTTAATGAGTCACGTGACCCTAAAGATTAAAATTTCAATATCTCCCCCAGAACAGACGCAACACCTTTTATCTGTGAGCTCAGGGATCCTCGTACTTTGGTCCCCTAATCTCTGCTGACTTTGACAGCTCCTCAGTTTCTAGAGAGAGTGCTTGGGCATTAATAACACGGGTTTGTCCCGCTCTGTAAAGCGAGATGGGGCAGCTTAGCACCGCCACTCCAGCCCCCCAGATTAGTCAGCTGAACCCAGATCCTCattgtctgcagagaagggggaTGAAAGGTGGCTCTGAGAGCTGCTGCCCGTGTAACAGAGGAGGGTCAGGGGCAGCATCCCCCGGGCTGCCCTCCGCGGGTCTCTACTGCCTGCTTACGGGCCCGGGCGGAGCCAGGCGGGCTGTCCGGGGCCTGGGAGAGGCGGCCGCGGCACTTCCTCTGCCCATGAGGGGAGTCCTGGTCCCGCCGGGACCCGTGTGGGCCGGGCTTGGGCCCCCGCGTCTGAGAGAACGGCCCCGGAGAGACCCCCAGGGGTGGTCCCACCCTGCCGCCGCCCGGCCAGGCCCCGAGGCTCCGGACCGGGCAagagcctcctcctcctccccgggGCCGAGACGTGCTGGggcccccggggccgcccggcCGGCTCCGGCGGAGGTGTGGGAACcgcgggcgggcccggggccgGTCGGATCGGGCCCCAGAGCGGGGCAAGAGGGGAACAGgagggcggggggaggggggccgGAGTTGCATGGCAAGCCTGTCAAGATCTCTCTGCCTGTGTGAggcctcccccccaccccttcctcGTTTACAAACATTGGGAAACAAGGCCACGGGACGGCAAGAaccctgaaagagaaaaaaaaaaagaaagaaagaaaaaaaaggtccCAGCATTGGGTAATCCTCCAATACAGGACGGCTCTAGTTATTAAATATCACAAGGCGCTTGTCACAGCTGAGTTCCCCGTGTAATAAAACACCAGGTATagcaagagctgcaggagaaacGAGGAGGGGGATCtgggaaacatttttcttggtgGGTGGAGGGGAGGTGGGTGCCGGGGTTAACGGCGTGGCGTTCCCTGCGGCCAGCAAATTGACTCCGAGGTGATTTGGTCTTTCTTTGAATTATTGACAAACTTCCACTTCCAGCGTTTTGGGCCGCGCTCGTCTTTGCGGCCAGAGCAGATAAATCTGTGTGTGAGAGACACCAGGAGAGAggcggggagagggggggggggtttgaAAAAGACATTTAGGTCCAAGTGCCGGATTAAAAAGAATACTGTCTTTAAAGGTCAAGGGTTTGAAGGGTCAGTCTGCTCctctaaaaaaaacaattaatggGATAGAAAATTTGTCCTCTCGGTGAACTCCCGGTTGCCTTAGCAAAGGGAGCACAATGCGAGAATTTAAACTGGACGGTAATTTTCGAAGTTATTATAAAGACGGGAGGTATCGGAGGGGGAGCAGAGGACTCCCGGCCTGGGAGCAGTGTCCCGGTCCCAGCAAAGGCAGAGGAAtaaggaggggggggaaaagaaaatttaccTTAAACGACGATAATAGGCCATGAGGAATTTTGCAGTCCGCGGTTCCACCTCCAGCAAGAAAGTGTACATTTTTTTAGGAGACAGCCAAGATGCTGTATCTTTACACATGAccactcttttttcttcttttttttttttttttctttcattttttttttccaggaaaatccTTCGCATCTTCACAGACTTTTCCAAGAGAATGGCTTTCAGAACCGCTGTTGAATCACAAAGAAGTATTTATTGTAGGAGGTGATTAATGATTCTCGCTAAAATTGCTATTTGCAGCTTGATTTCATTTCTCTTTACAATGGGAGCAAACCAGGTTTATATGCATAGGCTGCACACTAAAGAAATCCTGCATCGCTGGTTAACACATTTCAGCTGGAATTTTGCTCGGCTGTGCTACTTTTGGCTCTAAATATATTGAGGGATTCTCAAGCTACGAACAAAAAGAAGAGCTACACGCTTGCAGATAGTAGTTACCTCACTTGCAGCTATTTTGTTCATCCTTTATAAGGATGGAGCTGGCAATTTAGGGTTTAGTAAACAGTGATATGTGAGTGGAAGCACGCTTTTCAGGCCTTGGTCAGGTTTGGAGACAGCACTGTTTACTAAGCATATTTCAGCCACCCCTTTTCTGATGCCGATGTGCTCTGCCAGTAGCAcgttacatttttcttcagcatgaTCTGCGTTCCTTGTCCAGGCAGGGATGCTGGTAGTACCTTTGGGCCTGGTGCTACCTTACCCAGGATGTGATGGTGCACCTGGTCCTGGCAGCCACGCTCACAATAAGAGAagcattgattttaaaaaatccttctcaGATGTATTTGGGTAAATAATAAGTCTTGGCCTTCAGGCTTTTCGTGGAGGATTTGGTAGCACTCGAGTTCCTTTCTAAGCCTTTTCCCACCCTGCTCAGTGCTACTCTCTGTTGTAGAAGCCCTAAGCAAGACTGTCCATTATCAGCTCCCCTTTGCCTGCGCTCCTGAGCTGCCTGGAAGCAGCGAGATGCGCAGCCTGAGCTGGAACCGCTTGAACCCCATTTTGCCACAAACGTTTCGACAGTCTCGGTCAATAAACCTCGGGAGTTGTACCCAGATTCATGTTTCTGTTGAGGTTTTCTCAGCACATTTCGAAATAGTATTAGAAAAcgaaaggaaacagaaacagaaaaggcagcTCAGAGAAACTTTAGGTTACCGCCCATGTATTCCCCTTCAGAAGTGCTAGCCAATTGAGAAACCATAATGGGGCGAAAATGAACGAATAAATCACGACTGGCTAAAGATTTAAAGTGTTATCATGGGGAGCATGTGTGACTTTTCTTCCAGCAAAACCCGTCGTGGGAGCTTATTGGCTCCCAGTAGAAGCTCAGTTTATCTGTAACGCAGCAGAAAACAGGCGTAGAGGCAACCATGGAGAGCTGGAGTAATCCTGCCGTAAATCCGCTAAGGAGAGCACCACTCACCTATAGAAAATAGCAAGACCTTTCCTCGTCCTATAGcccattttgttttgtttttccagccaGGCAATTAGGAGTCAAGAGGTTTTTCACTATATTTAAAGCAACTATTACCTTATTGACAAGATCAATCCAAGCTAAAACAATACATTAAACCGTTGTTTTCCATTCCTGGTGCCAACACCAGTCAACCACAGGATGGATGAAGCAGCACCGAGTGGACTTGTGTTTCAAGCGTTTAATTCTTTTGTACAGAATTATCTTTATTACCAGCATTTGGCACTGTTATACATTACACCAAAAATCCACAAATTGTACATGGACCCAAACGATTTAGACGGTGCCAAAtatgaaaacagcaacaactTTTATAgcaatatttctttaaataaatgcaacagGGAACGTGGAGAAAAACTAATAGATCACAGCTACTGCGGGGCTACACTTAAAACCAGTTAAATTACCTTTGatacataaaacattttcctttagaCAGCGTGAGGGGAAGTTTTTCGTAAGTCTTTAACCTCCCATGGACGTGTTCGTCCTCTCTCTCGTGCTGGTGTGTGCATACGTGTATGTGcaccctcacacacacacacacgcgaACACACGGGAATCCACGAACACGCCACGGAACAGCGATATTCAAGTTAATACCTTACACAAGTGTTTCACGAGGTCTTTGCTTTGTCTTAACcgtcttttatttttaaagtgttctcaaggaagggggaaaaaagaaaaacaaaccaaaaaaaagaaaaacaaaaagacaagaaaaaggagTCCGTCTTAGGTACAGACAATTCGTCCGTGACAGCATCCAGCCCTCTTTTACACCGAGGGCAAGAGAGCGTTTccataaatagaaaaaaaatgatgggCATGGAACCATTATCTATATACAATGTAGACAATCGTCCGGGTTTTGGTTTAAACATGTGCCCCTTCTTGGGCACGTCTCATCTTCCTTTCCtgctcctgttttgttttacacAGTTGTTTGGTCCAAAGGGCCAGCCTCCACCATGGGGCTTCTGGAAAACCCCAATAGGTagggaaatatatatatatatatgtttatatatatatttaaaccCCAAAACGTATTTATAGCGCGGCTGCGTTGGGTGTAGCCCCATCGAGCGGACGGGGGTGGCCCTGTGTCTGTGCTTTGGACTGCTGGCTCAGTGTGGACTGGTTTGAGGAGCGCATCTTTGTGTTAGGCAGTTTATGGTCTTTCTTCCACTTCATACGCCTGTTCTGGAACCAGATCTTGACCTGGCGCTCGGAGAGGCAGAGAGTGTGCGCGATCTCGATGCGTCGCCTCCTGGTCAGGTAGCGGTTGAAGTGAAactccttctccagctccagaacCTGCTGTCTGGTATAGGCAGTGCGAGACCTCTTGGGCTCCCCTCCGTTGTAATTGGGATTGACTGAAACGTGCACACACAggatcacacacacacacgcggaggggaaagaaagggagagaaggggggGAAAGCGATGGAACATAATCATTATATAATAACTTGACACCAGGCTCACATAAGATACATAAACGGCAAGAAAAATTGTTTCACGGCCTATCGACAGTGGGGACAATCGAGGAGCAATAAAAAATGGTGATGGGCATTTGGGTTAGAAGAAAAGCTTCAAAGACACATGGCCCAGAGCCACTGCAGGGCAATTAAATTTATGGGGGCTATAATTACTGCCCTAACAGTTTGGCGTCTCGTAAATCTTTTCATAAAGGACCCCGGATACAAAAggtttctcactttttttttttttttattattattattaggaaACGcggagggagaaggaggaaaaaacaaaacaaaacaaaacaaaaaaaaagaaaagccacacaCGCAACGAGCCATCCCGGCCCCGGGAGCaccctccccccttccctcctcttcagGCGCATCCCCACCTCCCCCCGGGCAATGGCAACTCACCCGTGCTCACATGGATCTTCTTCATCCAGGGGTAGACCACCGGCTCCTTCCCCTTCAGCCCGGGCAGGCTCTTGTCGGGCAGGAGCGGGCAGCCGGCCCCAGTGCCGGCCCCGGCGGCTGGGGCGGCTTCGCACCGGCGCTGCAGGGCATGgcctggcagcaggggctggggcgggCCGGGGTGGCCCTTGGCGGGCGGCGGCGGAGAAGCCCCCGGGGGCGGCTGCTCGGGGCCCGGGGCGGTGCTGCCAGCGCTGCTGTAGCTGTAGGGAGCCTGGGGGTAGGAAGGTGCCTGCGCGGGGTAGAGAGCCTCGGGAGGCGGCCCCGGCGGCGCCGCGGGAGCCTGGTAGCCCGCTTCCCGGCGCGACCGCGGGAAGTACTCGCCCAGCGCCGGGCCCGGGTGTGCGGCGTGCAggtgcggcggcggcggcggcggcggtggGGCGTGCGAGTGCGGGTGGTGCGGGTGGTAGCTGGCGGAGCTGCCGGCGCTGCCGCTGTGCTGCGTGTACTCCTCGCAGGGAGGGAATTTGGGCTCGATGTAGTTGGAGTTTATCAAAAACGAACTCATGGTCATTAATTTGTGAAGTgcaaaaatactaatttttctcGCGTTGTCGTTTTTCTGGGCTCGGCGAGgcccctccccttccccccccctcctctccctccctctccccctcccgcTGCTGTCAAGTGCTCGCTGCTGCCAAAGTTTGGGCCTCcagcttcccccaccccccccccgcccttcCCCGCCGcactcccctcccttcctctcttcccaccCCTGGAGCGCCTacaacacacacaacacacacacgcacacacacccccgcaccccccgccaCCCCATCACCACCTGACCGCCAGCGCCAATTACCGCGCGGGGCCGCGGACCCCGGATCAGGAAATGGAAGGAGGGCGAGCGGCCGCGGGGCAGCTCCGCGCCCGCGGACCCACCGCGGGGGCCgctcctgggggctgctgctgcctcgcCCCCTCCCTAGACGGCGGCTGCCCGCCGAGGGAGCGCCCCGCCGGGGCCTTACCGGACGCCCGCGCCCCGTGTCCGCTCCTCACCAGCATCCCCGGCTCCTCCCGCCCGCCGACCCGGGCCGCGTCCGGCAGTCGCGGTGTCAAGCGAGATAAAACTAATCCGGCTCTGACAGTCTTTCTCCCACCCCCGACCCCTCAGCACTTTTTGTTTCTCCGTTCCCCGGCGGCAGAGTGTAGGAAGCAGAGCGCAGCCCAGCTGCGTGATCCAGAGGGAGGCAGGCGTTGCACAAGGCGTTGCACAATCCTCTTAAAACAAGCCCGTCTCCAAATGCCTGGAGCCGGGGCTGCGCGCAGGCAGAGGGCGGCAGCGGCTGCCGGGCACAGGCCAGAGGCAGCCCTGCGGGGTCTGCCCCAGCGCCCCGCCGCTGCGAACCGCTGGCTGCCCGGAACCTGGGGGCTAGTAGCCCTTTAGCACCTTTGAAGCCCTGCTAGCAGGAGGAATAGATGAAAAAAGTTAGTATGAAGGTGGCGGGGCTGCCGAGGGAAGTCCTCGAGTATCTTGCGGGCTGTAAAGGATATAGCGAGCTTGAAATAACGGGGAagagggggggaagggagagaggggaaggcGGACACGACGGTATAAAATACTTCCTACCGGCGGTCGCAGGGCTCACTGCGAGCATCCCTCCCCGAGGAAGAGCGGTTTCCAAACTACGAATTTAAGCCGTCTGTTTGATATGCCTCGTCTTGggtttatttcttaattttaatttccgCGAGAAATCGCTAGCGCCTTCGCCGAAGCAACTCGCAAACCCTGGCGTAGGAGGGAGAGGGCAGTCGGACACTTCTGCGTTGCTAAAACTGAGGCTCTTAACGATATTTGCAGCTCAGAGGGGTAAGAGGCAACAGCCCTGACCTTAGGTAATTGAAATTTGATGGTTAAACTAATTACGCTCTTAttctaaggggaaaaaaaaattcttattgaACGTCAGCTAGTCTGGTACATTCGGAGTTAGAAGCGAACTTTTTGgattcctttttccccccctccttttcaGGCAAGGATATAAACATATAGAAATATTTACCGCACCCTTCGAGAATATAATTGCTGAGTGGGTAATCTCATCTGCTGGTATGGGAAAATACATCTAATATATCAAGCGTAAATATGATACGGTTTAGATCTTGCCCTCCTAAAGATATTACATTAATAGTTGCCCTGGTTTAAATTCAGATTATTGTCTTGTGCAGTTTTGTAGATAATGGATACACGCAATAAAATTCTATTTGAATATATATTCTATCTAACAAGACACGCATTGTATCGATTTATATTttagacacacagacacacaggcaCGCACATTGCAGGCTGCTTGTAATATGTTAGAACGTTTCCAGCACTTGGGTATACTGGGGTACTTATCTAAACAATCACTCATTTCCCCCTCCTATCGAATGCCTAATTTGTAAAAAGAGTTAAAACACATTTACTTACTCATTTCCAACAGCACATCTATGGAACTCTTTAACTGGGGTAACAGATAAGTTTCTCTATTTACTCTGCTTGGAGAGGAAATGTGgttacacacacagagatagCTGCAACTGTTGAACAACACACATTTGACAGGAAAGGAgagattgttttatttatattttgaaaaataaaacaagaaacaacaccaccaccgacaacaaaaaagcaacctATGTCGTAAAAGAATAAAGCTCCCTCCTACATTGCAGTAAAAAGTAAGATTGCCAAAGTCCATCAGCGAGCATTTTCCCGGCGTAAAGAgatacatgca
This Apus apus isolate bApuApu2 chromosome 2, bApuApu2.pri.cur, whole genome shotgun sequence DNA region includes the following protein-coding sequences:
- the HOXA4 gene encoding homeobox protein Hox-A4 — encoded protein: MTMSSFLINSNYIEPKFPPCEEYTQHSGSAGSSASYHPHHPHSHAPPPPPPPPHLHAAHPGPALGEYFPRSRREAGYQAPAAPPGPPPEALYPAQAPSYPQAPYSYSSAGSTAPGPEQPPPGASPPPPAKGHPGPPQPLLPGHALQRRCEAAPAAGAGTGAGCPLLPDKSLPGLKGKEPVVYPWMKKIHVSTVNPNYNGGEPKRSRTAYTRQQVLELEKEFHFNRYLTRRRRIEIAHTLCLSERQVKIWFQNRRMKWKKDHKLPNTKMRSSNQSTLSQQSKAQTQGHPRPLDGATPNAAAL